From a region of the Paenibacillus segetis genome:
- a CDS encoding ABC transporter ATP-binding protein, which yields MSIIEVRQLSKSFRQAVKEPGLKGAVKHLVAPKYIDKVAVKPLDLTIEAGESVAYVGPNGAGKSTTIKMLTGILVPSSGTIAVNGINPHKKRMENAQQIGAVFGQRTQLWWDIPIVESFSLLKDIYQIPEATYKANLDQFVEILGMNEFIHLSARKLSLGQRMRADLAASLLHNPPILYLDEPTIGLDISVKQKIREFIKEINQQQRTTVMLTTHDLGDIEDLCQRLIIIDHGSIIYDGSLAEVKRHFAKERRIFFQMTSPDPRLFTEISAVSGLRLDILSEMEFSISFDRYQFTASEVVSRVMKHGEVQDFRMEESNIEQVIKAVYEGNLDLNQTM from the coding sequence ATGAGCATTATTGAAGTTCGGCAATTATCTAAGTCATTCCGGCAGGCAGTGAAAGAGCCTGGTCTGAAGGGAGCAGTCAAACATTTAGTTGCACCTAAATACATAGATAAAGTCGCTGTGAAGCCACTTGACCTCACGATCGAAGCGGGAGAATCCGTAGCTTATGTAGGACCAAACGGGGCAGGAAAATCGACGACAATCAAGATGTTAACGGGAATTCTAGTCCCTTCATCCGGTACGATTGCTGTGAATGGGATAAATCCACATAAGAAAAGAATGGAGAACGCGCAGCAAATTGGAGCTGTCTTTGGCCAACGCACTCAGCTATGGTGGGATATCCCGATTGTTGAATCTTTTTCGCTGCTCAAAGATATTTATCAAATACCCGAAGCCACCTATAAAGCTAATCTGGATCAATTTGTTGAGATCCTTGGTATGAATGAATTCATTCATTTATCTGCCAGAAAGCTCTCTTTGGGACAACGCATGCGTGCAGATCTCGCGGCTTCATTATTACATAATCCACCGATTCTATATTTGGATGAGCCAACGATTGGTTTAGATATTTCTGTTAAGCAAAAGATCCGTGAATTTATTAAAGAAATTAATCAACAGCAAAGAACAACAGTGATGCTGACAACACATGATCTCGGCGATATAGAGGACTTATGTCAACGGCTGATCATTATCGATCACGGAAGTATCATATACGATGGTAGTCTTGCGGAAGTGAAGCGCCATTTTGCCAAAGAAAGAAGGATTTTTTTCCAAATGACATCTCCAGATCCTCGATTATTTACTGAAATTTCTGCTGTTTCTGGATTAAGGCTTGATATTCTTAGTGAAATGGAGTTCTCCATCTCCTTTGATCGCTATCAATTTACGGCAAGTGAAGTCGTTAGTCGTGTGATGAAAC
- a CDS encoding class I SAM-dependent rRNA methyltransferase, whose amino-acid sequence MGSIILQRSRRKRLEQGHPWIFRNEIEHVEGEPTPGSLVEVMDHRRRYLATGYYNPASQITVRVVSYAPLNQMDVEFFVARFRDCLKHRERFVKEESYRFVYGEADFLPGLTVDRFGDVLVVQLLTLAMDQCRDVIVEALVQVLGPVGIYERSDVSVREMEGLEPVKGPLYGNPPRFVTISENGLKIKVDIEQGQKTGYFFDQRENRASIKPLMTGWGERSGITMQELSVEGEGTKLVPVNQKGKEVTFPYWDGATVLECFSHTGSFTLHACKYGAKKVTCLDISEHAIENAKQNVELNGFEDRVEFVVADAFEYLRNNVKGLNERQARAAQSGKVDTSVALTAGGGRTWDVVILDPPAFAKTKGAVKGASRGYKDINLHGMKLVNEGGYLVTASCSYHMRPELFLQSIQEAAADAGKILRLIEWRAAGKDHPQILGVDEGHYLKFAIFEVRSRTF is encoded by the coding sequence GTGGGATCAATTATATTACAACGTAGCCGCAGAAAACGGCTAGAACAGGGACATCCGTGGATATTCCGTAATGAAATAGAACATGTGGAGGGAGAACCAACTCCCGGCAGTTTGGTTGAGGTGATGGATCATCGACGGAGATATCTGGCGACTGGTTATTACAATCCTGCATCGCAAATTACGGTTCGCGTGGTATCGTATGCTCCGCTAAACCAAATGGATGTTGAATTTTTTGTAGCTAGATTCCGTGACTGCCTGAAGCATCGTGAACGGTTTGTGAAAGAGGAATCCTACCGATTTGTATATGGAGAAGCTGACTTCCTACCTGGACTTACAGTGGATCGTTTTGGCGATGTATTAGTCGTTCAATTGTTAACACTGGCTATGGATCAATGTCGAGATGTTATTGTAGAAGCGCTTGTTCAGGTACTTGGACCTGTAGGGATCTATGAGCGAAGTGACGTATCTGTGCGGGAAATGGAAGGGCTGGAGCCAGTAAAGGGACCTCTTTATGGGAATCCTCCACGTTTTGTCACGATTTCCGAGAACGGCCTTAAAATTAAGGTCGATATTGAGCAAGGCCAGAAGACAGGATATTTCTTCGATCAACGGGAGAATCGGGCTTCGATTAAGCCGTTGATGACTGGTTGGGGCGAACGTAGCGGGATTACGATGCAAGAGTTATCCGTAGAGGGTGAAGGAACAAAGTTGGTTCCAGTGAATCAGAAGGGTAAAGAAGTTACTTTCCCTTATTGGGATGGGGCAACCGTGCTGGAATGCTTCTCCCATACAGGTAGCTTCACACTCCATGCATGCAAATATGGCGCCAAAAAAGTGACTTGCCTAGATATTTCAGAGCATGCCATCGAGAATGCCAAGCAAAATGTGGAGCTGAATGGTTTTGAAGATCGTGTGGAATTTGTTGTCGCCGATGCTTTTGAATATCTCCGCAATAATGTCAAAGGTTTAAATGAGCGACAAGCACGCGCAGCTCAGAGTGGTAAAGTAGACACTTCCGTGGCGTTAACTGCGGGTGGCGGACGTACATGGGATGTTGTTATTCTGGATCCTCCGGCTTTTGCCAAAACCAAAGGTGCGGTTAAAGGTGCTAGTAGAGGATACAAAGACATCAACCTGCATGGGATGAAGCTTGTGAACGAGGGTGGATATCTGGTTACAGCGAGCTGTTCTTACCATATGCGACCTGAGTTGTTCCTGCAAAGCATTCAAGAAGCTGCTGCTGATGCTGGAAAAATACTACGTCTCATCGAATGGCGCGCAGCTGGTAAAGACCATCCGCAAATCCTTGGCGTCGATGAAGGTCATTATTTAAAATTCGCGATCTTCGAGGTTCGTAGTAGAACGTTTTAA
- a CDS encoding Na/Pi cotransporter family protein: protein MFREIIVPVTFGLALFLFGMKIMETALQAWAGPRLIKLLHASTRTPWTGLLSSTGVTAILQSSTAMTVMTIGLVNAGLLSYAQSLGIILGGNIGTCLTTELIALDISRIGIPLFLLSLLLWATAVMGEEMVFIQNRNLFRLLKPIQYGSLAAGGFSLIMIAITWMQSIGPALEARGIIGWLLDHAANSLLWGAAAGAILTAIIHSSAAVIAMTMGLVGTGVLPIELGIAMVIGSNVGTCVTAWIASIGGTPSGRFVAWSHIILNVLGAILFLPLIPVLETVASWISSDPSAQIAHTQTIFNLTCSLLALPFCYLPVWSRMGGSPMDPSGNLPPTTQ, encoded by the coding sequence GTGTTCCGTGAAATTATAGTCCCCGTAACATTTGGACTTGCCCTGTTTCTGTTCGGCATGAAAATCATGGAGACCGCCCTGCAAGCATGGGCCGGACCCAGATTAATCAAGCTACTGCATGCGTCCACGCGGACGCCATGGACTGGACTTCTGTCCAGTACGGGGGTGACTGCGATTCTCCAGAGCAGCACGGCCATGACTGTAATGACCATTGGCCTTGTCAACGCGGGTCTGCTATCTTATGCCCAGAGTCTCGGCATCATCCTTGGTGGTAATATTGGTACTTGCCTTACCACTGAATTAATCGCTCTAGACATTTCAAGGATTGGCATTCCTTTGTTCCTTCTGTCCTTGCTGCTATGGGCAACCGCGGTCATGGGCGAAGAAATGGTGTTTATACAGAATCGCAATCTATTTCGTCTACTAAAACCCATTCAATACGGATCTTTAGCCGCTGGCGGCTTTAGCCTGATTATGATTGCTATTACCTGGATGCAATCGATTGGTCCCGCATTGGAGGCCCGTGGCATTATTGGCTGGCTGTTGGACCATGCGGCAAATAGTCTTCTCTGGGGAGCTGCTGCTGGCGCGATTCTAACCGCAATTATTCACAGCAGTGCTGCGGTCATTGCTATGACAATGGGACTTGTCGGCACCGGTGTACTCCCTATTGAACTTGGGATTGCTATGGTTATCGGTTCCAATGTAGGTACCTGCGTTACTGCGTGGATTGCGTCCATTGGTGGAACTCCGTCCGGCAGGTTTGTCGCCTGGTCACATATCATACTCAATGTACTAGGAGCGATATTGTTCCTACCGCTCATTCCAGTGCTAGAAACCGTCGCTAGCTGGATCTCCTCTGACCCTTCAGCTCAAATCGCCCATACGCAGACCATATTCAATTTGACTTGTTCATTGCTGGCGCTCCCGTTCTGTTATTTACCCGTATGGTCCAGAATGGGAGGCTCGCCAATGGATCCTTCTGGCAACCTCCCACCCACAACACAGTAA
- a CDS encoding NUDIX hydrolase — MSFKEISAGGVVYRHDADGQMQIQLITDRYGKISFAKGKQESGETIEETALREILEETGVVGVIDKPIDIIAYTYNHTVHGEVDKEVHYYLVESKGGELRPQIEEIRGVAWYEPKEAWEKQQKSGYDNNDFILEKALKLLGVEL, encoded by the coding sequence ATGTCTTTTAAAGAAATATCTGCAGGAGGCGTCGTCTATCGCCACGATGCTGATGGCCAAATGCAAATCCAACTCATTACTGATCGTTACGGCAAGATTTCATTTGCCAAAGGGAAGCAAGAAAGTGGAGAAACGATTGAGGAAACAGCACTTCGCGAAATATTGGAGGAAACTGGGGTTGTTGGCGTAATCGATAAACCCATTGATATTATAGCTTATACTTATAATCATACTGTTCATGGCGAAGTGGACAAAGAAGTTCATTATTACCTTGTTGAGAGCAAAGGCGGTGAGTTACGTCCGCAAATCGAAGAGATTCGTGGAGTAGCTTGGTATGAACCGAAAGAAGCTTGGGAGAAACAGCAGAAATCAGGGTATGATAATAATGACTTTATTTTGGAAAAAGCCTTGAAGTTACTTGGTGTTGAACTGTAA
- the mtaB gene encoding tRNA (N(6)-L-threonylcarbamoyladenosine(37)-C(2))-methylthiotransferase MtaB, with amino-acid sequence MPSVAFYTLGCKVNFYDTEAIWQLFKSKGYEQVDFEQTADVYLINTCTVTNTGDKKSRQIIRRAVRRNPNAIIAVTGCYAQTSPNEILDIEGVDLVIGTQDRDKIMPYVEQIQEQRQPINAVRNIMKTREFEELDVPDFADHTRAFLKIQEGCNNFCTFCIIPWSRGLSRSRDPQSVVNQARQLVAAGYKEIVLTGIHTGGYGDDMENYDLADLLWELDKIEGLGRIRISSIEASQIDDRMLEVLKGSDKMCRHFHIPLQAGSNEVLKRMRRKYTIEEFEQKIAKIRQFMPEVAITTDIIVGFPGETDEMFAEGFEAIKRIGFSEMHVFPYSQRTGTPAARMEDQVDEEVKHARVHQLIDLSERMQLAYAETFVGQVLDVIPERDEKGLSGEGRVTGFSDNYLQIRFDAPQDLTGKLCRVKLTEAGVNTCQGQLIRILDDATEQALA; translated from the coding sequence ATGCCATCCGTTGCATTTTATACCTTGGGTTGTAAGGTCAATTTTTATGATACGGAAGCGATTTGGCAATTGTTTAAGAGTAAAGGTTATGAACAGGTCGATTTCGAACAGACAGCTGATGTATATCTGATTAACACTTGTACGGTAACCAATACAGGTGATAAGAAGAGTCGTCAGATTATCCGGCGTGCGGTACGTCGTAATCCGAATGCGATTATTGCTGTGACGGGCTGTTACGCCCAGACGTCCCCTAATGAAATATTGGATATTGAAGGTGTCGATCTCGTCATCGGAACGCAGGATCGTGACAAAATCATGCCGTATGTGGAGCAAATTCAGGAGCAACGGCAGCCGATCAATGCTGTGCGGAACATTATGAAAACCCGTGAGTTTGAGGAGCTGGATGTACCGGATTTTGCCGATCATACGCGGGCATTTCTGAAAATCCAAGAAGGATGCAACAACTTCTGCACCTTCTGTATTATTCCATGGTCCCGTGGTCTGTCTCGTAGCCGTGATCCACAAAGCGTTGTGAATCAAGCGCGTCAATTAGTCGCTGCAGGATATAAAGAAATTGTCCTGACGGGAATTCACACCGGTGGTTACGGCGATGATATGGAGAACTATGATCTAGCTGATCTCTTATGGGAGCTCGACAAAATAGAAGGTTTGGGTCGTATTCGTATCAGCTCTATTGAAGCGAGCCAGATCGATGATCGGATGCTGGAAGTGCTCAAAGGCTCCGATAAAATGTGTCGCCACTTCCATATCCCACTTCAAGCGGGTAGTAATGAAGTACTGAAACGGATGAGACGTAAATATACCATAGAGGAATTTGAGCAAAAGATTGCGAAGATTCGTCAGTTCATGCCAGAGGTGGCCATTACGACCGATATCATCGTAGGCTTCCCAGGTGAAACCGATGAGATGTTCGCCGAGGGTTTTGAGGCGATTAAGCGGATCGGCTTCTCCGAAATGCACGTATTCCCTTATTCTCAGCGTACAGGTACACCAGCAGCACGGATGGAGGATCAGGTTGATGAAGAGGTCAAGCATGCCCGTGTTCATCAATTGATTGATCTGTCCGAGCGTATGCAGCTTGCTTACGCAGAGACTTTTGTAGGCCAAGTGCTCGATGTTATTCCTGAGCGCGATGAGAAGGGATTATCCGGTGAAGGTCGGGTAACCGGCTTCAGCGATAACTACCTACAAATCCGCTTCGATGCCCCGCAAGATTTGACCGGCAAACTATGCCGGGTTAAACTGACCGAGGCTGGAGTAAACACGTGCCAAGGCCAATTAATCCGCATTCTTGACGATGCCACCGAACAAGCCCTAGCATAG
- a CDS encoding RsmE family RNA methyltransferase produces MQRYFIEPEQFGDQTVRILGEDVRHISKVMRSKPGDKVIVSDGVSRVAIVEITSIETDEVTADITEHLNSTGEPWLHVTVAQSLPKGDKMETVIQKCTEIGAAAFLPFESERTVVQYDHKKEEKRTARWRKIAKEAAEQAHRSIIPVVENPVSWKGLLSVLPEYDLVCICYEKEQGQQLREVLSPFVKQLETQRTYKLLVVVGPEGGFAENEVTEAEAVGAKSTGLGRRILRTETAAMAALTCIMYESGEMGGV; encoded by the coding sequence ATGCAACGTTATTTTATAGAGCCAGAACAATTTGGGGATCAGACCGTGAGAATTCTCGGTGAGGATGTTCGTCATATCAGTAAAGTGATGCGCTCCAAACCAGGAGATAAGGTTATTGTCAGTGATGGAGTCTCCAGAGTAGCTATTGTGGAGATTACCTCCATTGAAACGGATGAAGTAACCGCAGATATCACGGAGCACCTGAACTCCACGGGCGAGCCGTGGCTTCATGTAACGGTAGCGCAAAGCTTACCGAAGGGCGATAAGATGGAGACGGTTATTCAGAAGTGTACGGAAATCGGTGCTGCTGCTTTCTTACCTTTTGAATCGGAGCGGACCGTGGTTCAATACGATCATAAAAAGGAAGAGAAGCGCACGGCACGTTGGCGTAAAATTGCCAAAGAAGCGGCTGAACAAGCGCATCGAAGCATCATTCCCGTCGTGGAGAATCCGGTCTCTTGGAAAGGGCTGTTATCTGTTCTGCCTGAGTACGATTTAGTGTGTATTTGCTATGAAAAAGAGCAGGGTCAACAATTAAGGGAAGTGCTGAGCCCTTTCGTCAAACAATTAGAGACTCAGCGCACGTATAAACTACTTGTTGTTGTCGGTCCAGAGGGTGGATTTGCCGAGAATGAGGTAACTGAAGCCGAAGCTGTTGGTGCTAAGTCCACTGGTCTTGGAAGACGAATATTGCGGACAGAAACGGCTGCTATGGCCGCCCTAACTTGCATCATGTATGAATCTGGAGAAATGGGGGGAGTTTGA
- a CDS encoding site-2 protease family protein has protein sequence MDFLNQLLRVPIEQLPFYLVTLVIAFTVHEFSHAYFANKFGDPTAKLLGRVTLNPTVHFDLIGIILLLIAGFGWARPVPVNRDNFSKPRLMGVIVSAAGPLSNLLLGVLGTLIYVILIQFGILDAISNDKLLEAIRLFFGLFTLMNFFLFLFNLLPLPPLDGYRILEDIVPRSMFGTLKKFEQYSMFIFLLILVIPGLQRYTISPLYTAAHSMYMHFAKFFLMLMGA, from the coding sequence ATGGATTTTCTTAATCAATTGCTGCGGGTTCCTATAGAGCAGCTTCCTTTTTACTTGGTCACCTTGGTTATTGCCTTTACCGTGCATGAGTTCTCGCATGCTTATTTTGCTAATAAATTCGGAGATCCTACGGCTAAGTTGCTAGGTAGGGTAACTTTGAATCCAACCGTACACTTTGACTTGATAGGTATTATCCTGCTGCTCATTGCTGGATTTGGTTGGGCAAGGCCGGTACCGGTAAATCGCGACAATTTCAGTAAACCCAGACTTATGGGGGTTATCGTCTCAGCAGCAGGTCCGCTCAGTAACTTGTTGCTGGGAGTTCTCGGTACACTGATCTATGTCATTTTAATTCAATTTGGTATATTAGATGCTATTTCAAATGATAAACTACTTGAAGCGATCAGATTATTTTTTGGCTTATTTACATTAATGAACTTTTTCTTATTCCTATTTAACTTGCTTCCACTTCCCCCACTCGATGGTTATCGGATTCTGGAAGATATCGTTCCGCGTTCTATGTTTGGTACGCTTAAGAAGTTTGAGCAATACTCCATGTTTATCTTCTTGTTAATTCTAGTTATTCCGGGATTGCAAAGATACACCATTTCTCCGTTATACACGGCAGCACATTCCATGTATATGCATTTCGCTAAGTTTTTCCTCATGCTCATGGGAGCCTAA
- the prmA gene encoding 50S ribosomal protein L11 methyltransferase, translated as MIWTEIKIHTTEEAVEMISNFMHEAGAGGVTIDEHVDNNKPRDTSLGEWYEIPPNDIPEGEAWIYGYFPEGTDIDSVVKQVSQRTEELREYDIDPGSATISVKDVSEDDWANNWKQYFKPLRVSDRLTIKPTWEEYTPESEDERIIELDPGMAFGTGAHPTTSLCLRTLEGVIQEGDEVIDVGTGSGILAIGACLLGASRVLALDLDPVAVSSATENARLNSMDDRITVVESDLLSVLGKGTVPELGVKLPVRVVVANILAEIILLFLDDAYQALQPGGYYIASGIYKNKEQVVKEGLLAAGFEITETARDEDWIAFVARKR; from the coding sequence ATGATTTGGACTGAAATTAAGATACATACGACGGAGGAAGCAGTGGAGATGATCTCCAACTTTATGCATGAAGCGGGTGCGGGTGGAGTCACCATTGATGAGCACGTTGATAATAATAAACCACGCGACACATCGCTTGGAGAGTGGTATGAAATTCCACCGAATGACATTCCGGAGGGAGAAGCATGGATTTACGGATATTTTCCTGAAGGAACAGATATTGATTCCGTTGTTAAACAAGTAAGTCAGCGGACGGAAGAATTGAGAGAATACGATATCGATCCGGGTTCAGCAACGATCTCGGTAAAAGATGTTAGTGAAGATGATTGGGCGAATAATTGGAAGCAATATTTCAAGCCCTTGCGTGTTTCTGATCGCCTAACGATCAAGCCAACCTGGGAGGAATACACACCTGAGAGTGAAGATGAGCGGATCATTGAGCTAGACCCTGGAATGGCTTTTGGGACGGGCGCTCATCCGACTACATCGCTGTGCCTTCGTACACTCGAGGGCGTAATTCAAGAAGGAGATGAAGTGATCGATGTCGGAACGGGTTCTGGTATTCTGGCAATCGGCGCATGCCTACTAGGTGCTTCGCGTGTGCTGGCACTTGATCTCGATCCTGTTGCTGTATCCAGCGCTACTGAGAATGCAAGATTAAACAGCATGGACGACCGTATTACGGTTGTGGAAAGTGATTTGCTGTCTGTACTTGGCAAAGGAACTGTGCCAGAGCTTGGAGTTAAGCTACCTGTCCGGGTGGTAGTGGCTAATATTCTGGCGGAAATCATTTTGCTATTCCTTGACGACGCATATCAGGCTTTACAACCAGGAGGATACTATATTGCTTCTGGTATTTATAAGAATAAAGAACAGGTCGTGAAGGAAGGACTTCTTGCAGCAGGTTTCGAAATTACTGAAACCGCTCGTGATGAAGACTGGATTGCTTTCGTGGCTAGAAAGAGGTAG